CGGGTTCATACCCATCGTCCAGCGAAAGCAGCCTGAGCGTTCTTCCGTTGATGCCGCCTGCGCGGTTCAGTTCTTCGAATGCCGACAGGATGCCCGCCCGGTAGTACAGGCCCAGGTTGCGGTTGGGACCGGTGAAGCACGCGCTTTGGCCGAACACGATGGCATCGGACGTTACGCCGGTCTCCGCCCGGACCTGCGATGTGTGCGCCAGCGTAGCGATGACGAGCGCGGCCGCCACCGATACAAGGCCGTACAGTCTGTTGCCAGAGATCACGCTATTGCTGTGGATCACTTTGGCTCCCTTCGGTACCCGTTTTTTCTTCTTCGCTTTCTTCCTCGTGCATGGTCTCGGCCAGCGCTTTCTCACCGGTCTGACTCGCCTCGTCTATGCTGCTGGTCGTCACGTGACCGTGGCTGAAAATAGACGGCGTGTCGAAAATGAGCGATCGCGGCGCGGCCACCGGTAAATGATCCCGCTCCGTGTTGCGGCTGTGGAACCTTCCATCGATGAGGAATCCATCCCGGTCGATGTTCTCATACCGGTGGATATCCGGTGGAAGCGTCGAGAAAACCGGCCGGTCCAGGGAATCGGGGCCGGTAGCGGCCAGCGCGCCCGGTGAGTCGAAAGCCAGGTCGGCGGGCGTCAGTCCCGATCCGTCGTCGATGAGATTAACCTCGATATTCGCGTCGTTGCCGGGATTGACCGCCGCCAGGTTCGCCTCGGCGAAGATCGTGCGCATGCGCTGCCAGTACCGGGTTATACCGACCTGGGCCGGCTGCCGTCGGTATTCGGCCAGCAGCCTGGTGAATGCGCCGGCACTGCTCTCGGCCTGGAGGACCCGTTCCCGCGCAGTGGCCCGGGCATCCATGATGATCGCTTCCGTCTGTCCTTTCGTCCGGGCGATGAGCTTCTCCCTGCGCTGATTGGCGTTGCTGATGGACTGCATGCGTTCTGAAATGGCGTCGTTGACGTCCCGGAACGCTTCCACGGTCTCCTCGATGGGACGGATGTCCACGATG
The window above is part of the Gemmatimonadota bacterium genome. Proteins encoded here:
- the hflK gene encoding FtsH protease activity modulator HflK, which produces MANENRPLPYSTRVIYALFDAARTFGWNRLFWSLTALAVAGVLASGFYVVKKEEQGVLVRFGKVVDVNIGPGIHYCVPFIYKTHIRKVKRIVRVPIVSEATMGDTHVTLLSGDTNLVELDVAVQYKIDNLRSYLFAVTDPTMLMTMIVREEMVNIVGQNFIDLILTSNRSIIERHLHDYLAGRLEAIDIGIELVDLNIVDIRPIEETVEAFRDVNDAISERMQSISNANQRREKLIARTKGQTEAIIMDARATARERVLQAESSAGAFTRLLAEYRRQPAQVGITRYWQRMRTIFAEANLAAVNPGNDANIEVNLIDDGSGLTPADLAFDSPGALAATGPDSLDRPVFSTLPPDIHRYENIDRDGFLIDGRFHSRNTERDHLPVAAPRSLIFDTPSIFSHGHVTTSSIDEASQTGEKALAETMHEEESEEEKTGTEGSQSDPQQ